A region of uncultured Desulfobacter sp. DNA encodes the following proteins:
- a CDS encoding flagellin: MAITINGNSSALIAAKMLEKANTGLSESIERMATGRQLNSAADDASGMIIADSLKSQSLAAGQEIRNASDNVSITQTADGAMGGITDVLQNIRTQALNAASGANSPNSLSAIQSDIQGSLDTIDDIAGNTSYNGQNLLDGTYNTNTLSIGSLATSNLGSPENGFLRDIDISTPEGAQQAIEIVDSAIEQVAQNRSTVGAAQNQYTSDISNMPTAQINMMASEYEIRDADIAEESMIYSQMKLLEGVATYTLNQSNSSNEALVNLLG; this comes from the coding sequence ATGGCAATTACAATAAACGGTAACTCTTCAGCATTAATCGCCGCAAAAATGCTGGAAAAAGCCAACACCGGGTTATCTGAATCCATTGAACGGATGGCAACGGGCCGGCAACTCAATTCCGCTGCGGACGATGCTTCCGGCATGATCATTGCGGACAGCTTGAAAAGCCAGTCCCTGGCTGCAGGGCAGGAAATCCGCAACGCCAGCGACAATGTATCCATCACCCAGACTGCTGACGGGGCCATGGGAGGGATCACAGATGTGCTCCAAAATATCAGAACCCAGGCTTTGAACGCAGCGAGCGGAGCCAATTCCCCAAACAGTCTGTCCGCCATCCAGTCTGACATCCAGGGTTCCCTGGATACCATTGATGATATTGCAGGCAATACTTCTTATAACGGACAAAACCTTCTGGACGGCACTTACAACACCAATACGCTTTCAATTGGATCGTTGGCAACCTCAAACCTTGGCTCCCCGGAAAATGGCTTTTTGCGGGACATAGACATCAGCACCCCGGAGGGCGCCCAGCAAGCCATCGAAATCGTGGATTCAGCCATTGAGCAGGTTGCCCAGAATCGCTCCACGGTTGGTGCCGCCCAGAATCAGTACACATCGGATATCAGCAATATGCCCACCGCGCAGATCAACATGATGGCATCTGAATATGAAATCAGGGATGCGGACATAGCTGAAGAAAGCATGATTTATAGCCAGATGAAACTGCTGGAGGGAGTGGCGACCTATACCCTAAATCAGTCAAATTCCTCCAATGAAGCTCTGGTGAATTTACTGGGATAG
- a CDS encoding transporter substrate-binding domain-containing protein — protein sequence MIRMFKIILALSLMGIAVTVHATENQKALTPEEKAYIQEKKQVTIGVIDNEPPYSFYYQGRINGFSIDLLHLLEQESGLKFNIVLGSWSNVFSSFKKEELDVIDQISFTEERSKWLLFTPAYHIKKLVLFMRTGEIPSPFSGLKSLKGKRVGIIKDIYYADAIGLKDLVEVHEYDDYISLMKALSFGWIDAVVSSELTGHFIARDNNLTGLGVAGPFKIEGVTEEDYRLGVSQKEPRLHSILAKLLNAVPKETLTALTRKWSQYPYLDKDDSKLFLTDGEKAFIRDHPIISMGMLADFSPFSFTSQGRQAGYTASLLDIISEKTGMKFSYVVDDWSKVLYLFKTGQLEALANISYTKERTKFTRYTDAYHAIPTVVFVRNEFRDYKDVNSLRGLSVGITADVFYKEALSRAVGPHLREYDNHSDMMKALSFGNLDAVVSPLNTGNHYIRKLGLVNLVVAGELDSEEVPAEDLRFGVRPDLAPLDSILNKALKSLSAADWQMLETTWLSPRTGSFPDYMLRFSEKELAYLKKKKKLVLCVLSDRLPFGKVGNDGRYTGISADLMALLGKKLPIAIIVEKCDSWADLFLLIRQKKCDFCMDVMKTDEKQQYMDFTSPYLTVPNVIATSVNAPFIDDVRNFLDRPMGVTRASPIYERLQSAYPRMSLVAVDNDPEGIAKLQRGELFGFIETMTSIGYHLRQEKIVDVKIAGKMPMDWQPCIGTRSDEPLLGAIFQKLIMSVSDQEKSQILDQWLSVKVEQKFDYSPFWKVLGVLSVMVLLSLFWIQKVRKLNQKLVEANHALEKLSSTDGLTGLFNRRTFDEQFRRMFNMCKRSAIHFSVVIIDIDHFKRLNDTYGHPAGDECLKRFGKILMERFQRRSDIVCRFGGEEFAIICTGKDARKITAYIDDLRRYMQDSHITHGGRKINFTISAGIYSNIPREDTIAEQCLDMADQALYKAKNNGRNRVVAFEAAATANIA from the coding sequence ATGATTCGCATGTTTAAAATAATCCTGGCTCTCTCCTTGATGGGTATTGCCGTCACTGTTCATGCAACGGAAAACCAAAAGGCGTTGACGCCTGAAGAAAAAGCGTACATTCAGGAAAAAAAACAGGTGACCATTGGTGTTATTGATAACGAGCCCCCCTATTCATTTTACTACCAGGGAAGAATTAACGGGTTCTCCATTGACCTGCTTCATCTTCTGGAACAAGAGTCAGGGCTGAAATTCAACATTGTTCTTGGCAGCTGGTCCAATGTTTTTTCGTCTTTCAAAAAAGAGGAACTGGATGTCATCGATCAGATCTCCTTTACCGAGGAGCGCAGCAAATGGCTGCTCTTCACCCCGGCCTATCACATTAAAAAGCTTGTCCTGTTCATGCGGACCGGGGAAATCCCCTCCCCCTTTTCGGGGTTAAAGAGCCTTAAGGGGAAAAGAGTCGGTATCATAAAAGATATTTATTACGCCGATGCCATCGGGTTAAAGGATTTGGTCGAGGTTCACGAGTATGACGATTATATCTCGCTTATGAAGGCCCTTTCCTTTGGCTGGATTGATGCGGTGGTGTCCAGCGAATTAACCGGACATTTCATCGCCCGGGACAATAACCTCACCGGGCTGGGAGTGGCCGGGCCCTTTAAGATAGAAGGGGTCACAGAGGAGGACTACCGGCTGGGCGTATCCCAAAAGGAACCCCGGCTCCATTCGATTCTGGCCAAATTGTTGAACGCGGTCCCAAAGGAAACACTTACGGCTCTGACCCGCAAATGGAGCCAATATCCCTATCTGGACAAAGATGATTCCAAGCTTTTTTTGACCGATGGGGAAAAGGCTTTTATTCGGGATCACCCGATTATCTCCATGGGGATGCTGGCAGATTTTTCTCCCTTCAGTTTTACCAGCCAGGGCCGCCAGGCGGGCTATACCGCGTCCCTTCTGGATATCATTTCCGAAAAAACCGGAATGAAATTTTCCTATGTTGTGGATGACTGGTCCAAGGTGCTTTATCTTTTTAAAACCGGCCAGTTGGAAGCCCTTGCCAACATTTCCTATACCAAAGAACGGACAAAATTTACCCGGTATACGGATGCCTATCACGCCATTCCAACAGTGGTTTTTGTGAGGAACGAGTTTAGAGACTACAAAGATGTCAACAGCTTGAGAGGCCTTTCTGTGGGCATTACCGCAGATGTCTTTTATAAAGAGGCGCTATCCAGGGCTGTCGGCCCCCATTTGCGTGAATATGACAATCACTCCGACATGATGAAGGCCTTATCTTTTGGGAATCTGGACGCTGTGGTCTCTCCGCTGAATACCGGAAACCACTATATCCGAAAGCTTGGGCTGGTTAATCTGGTGGTTGCCGGAGAGCTTGACTCTGAAGAGGTGCCGGCTGAAGATCTTCGTTTCGGTGTCCGGCCGGACCTGGCCCCTCTGGACAGCATTCTTAATAAGGCCTTAAAATCCCTGTCCGCCGCAGACTGGCAGATGCTTGAAACCACCTGGCTTTCTCCCAGAACCGGGAGCTTTCCGGATTACATGCTCAGGTTTTCGGAAAAAGAGCTGGCCTATCTGAAAAAAAAGAAAAAACTGGTTCTTTGCGTGCTCTCCGACCGGCTGCCCTTTGGAAAGGTCGGCAACGACGGCCGTTACACAGGGATCAGTGCTGATTTGATGGCGCTTTTGGGCAAGAAGCTGCCCATCGCCATAATTGTGGAGAAGTGCGACTCCTGGGCGGATTTGTTCCTGTTGATCAGGCAGAAGAAGTGCGATTTTTGTATGGACGTCATGAAAACAGATGAAAAGCAGCAGTACATGGATTTTACAAGCCCCTATCTTACCGTCCCCAATGTTATCGCCACCTCTGTTAATGCGCCGTTCATTGACGATGTTAGAAATTTTTTGGATCGCCCCATGGGGGTCACCAGGGCATCACCTATTTATGAAAGGCTTCAATCCGCCTATCCCCGCATGTCCCTCGTGGCGGTGGACAACGATCCGGAAGGTATCGCAAAGCTGCAGAGAGGAGAGTTGTTTGGCTTTATCGAAACCATGACCAGTATCGGTTACCATCTGCGGCAGGAGAAAATCGTGGATGTCAAGATTGCTGGTAAAATGCCCATGGACTGGCAGCCCTGCATCGGCACCCGGAGTGACGAGCCTCTGTTGGGGGCAATTTTTCAAAAACTTATCATGTCCGTATCTGACCAGGAAAAGTCCCAGATTCTGGATCAATGGCTCAGCGTAAAGGTGGAGCAAAAATTTGACTATTCCCCCTTCTGGAAGGTCCTGGGAGTACTTTCCGTCATGGTGCTCCTTTCCTTGTTCTGGATACAAAAAGTACGCAAACTCAACCAAAAGCTGGTCGAGGCAAACCACGCCTTAGAGAAGTTGAGCAGTACTGACGGGTTGACCGGGCTTTTTAACCGGCGGACATTTGACGAACAATTCCGGCGGATGTTTAACATGTGCAAGCGCAGTGCCATTCACTTTTCGGTTGTCATCATCGACATTGACCATTTCAAGAGGCTCAACGACACCTATGGCCATCCTGCCGGAGATGAATGCCTAAAACGATTTGGCAAAATCCTTATGGAACGGTTCCAGCGGCGTTCAGATATCGTGTGCCGGTTCGGTGGGGAGGAGTTCGCCATTATATGCACGGGCAAGGACGCCCGAAAGATCACCGCCTATATTGATGATCTGCGCAGATATATGCAAGACAGCCATATCACCCATGGCGGCCGGAAAATCAACTTCACCATCAGTGCGGGAATCTATTCTAATATTCCCCGGGAGGACACCATTGCCGAGCAATGCTTGGACATGGCGGACCAGGCACTTTATAAGGCCAAGAACAACGGGCGGAACCGGGTGGTGGCTTTTGAGGCCGCGGCAACTGCGAATATTGCATAA
- a CDS encoding ABC transporter permease codes for MIRLFYGILIFCCLGVLSVLYALAAQVGITDLLQILFTEEARFALHLSLLTSVSSVGIAMLLGLPVAYLMARQSFPGKFIVDSLLDIPMVMTPLVTGMGLLFLLGPNIAGQWLQKTGIDFLFTPAGAVLAQTFIATPLVIRSVRATFEGIDEKYEQAGAMLGLSDIRVFCVIVLPMARSGILAGAVLAWARTLGEFGATLMVAGASRMRTETLPIAVYLNLTSGEVELAVTCAWLLICLGVVLLMALKWLGIRQKALNY; via the coding sequence ATGATCAGGCTCTTCTATGGCATTCTGATCTTCTGCTGTCTCGGGGTCCTGTCTGTTTTGTATGCCCTGGCAGCCCAGGTGGGAATCACCGATCTTTTACAGATCCTTTTCACCGAGGAAGCACGGTTTGCACTTCACTTAAGTCTTTTGACATCTGTGTCATCGGTGGGAATCGCCATGCTCCTTGGTCTTCCGGTGGCCTATCTCATGGCACGGCAAAGTTTTCCAGGTAAATTTATCGTGGATTCACTGCTGGATATTCCCATGGTCATGACCCCGCTGGTCACGGGCATGGGGCTGCTGTTTCTGCTGGGGCCAAATATTGCCGGACAATGGCTGCAAAAGACCGGTATCGATTTCCTTTTTACTCCGGCCGGGGCTGTACTGGCCCAGACCTTCATTGCCACCCCCCTTGTGATCAGAAGTGTACGCGCCACTTTTGAGGGGATTGACGAGAAATATGAACAGGCCGGTGCCATGCTGGGCCTGTCCGATATACGGGTGTTCTGCGTCATTGTTCTGCCCATGGCACGCAGCGGCATCCTTGCCGGGGCAGTTCTGGCCTGGGCCAGAACCCTGGGGGAATTCGGAGCCACCCTGATGGTGGCAGGGGCATCCCGGATGAGAACCGAAACCCTGCCCATTGCCGTTTACCTTAACCTGACCAGCGGGGAGGTTGAACTGGCCGTTACCTGTGCCTGGCTTCTGATCTGCCTTGGTGTGGTGCTGCTTATGGCGCTTAAATGGCTGGGGATACGTCAGAAAGCCCTGAATTATTAA
- the modA gene encoding molybdate ABC transporter substrate-binding protein, protein MKKFLPVLVLIGICLFFVLGAWADELFLYAGAGLRKPTDKIIARFEQETGHKVIVDYGGSGKQMATYQTVLRGDLFMPGSCFYIDRLREKGLVLSDSKVVLHTPVIAVNKKGNHGIKTLEDMAAPGIKLAMGDPKAMALGRTTVDIIKNAGLEKQFLGNVAVYGATVNQLTLYVVQRAVDAAIVARSNAFMHKDALDIFDIPPKYYTPEIIGIAVLKSTKNTTLAEQFKTFVAGPRGSAYFTQFGFLPLQQ, encoded by the coding sequence ATGAAAAAATTTTTGCCGGTACTTGTGCTTATTGGGATCTGTTTATTTTTTGTTCTTGGGGCTTGGGCAGATGAGCTTTTTCTTTATGCCGGCGCCGGATTGAGAAAACCTACGGATAAAATCATTGCACGATTTGAACAAGAGACCGGACACAAGGTGATTGTGGATTATGGCGGATCCGGCAAGCAGATGGCCACGTACCAGACCGTTCTGCGTGGAGATCTGTTTATGCCCGGCTCCTGTTTTTATATTGACAGGCTCAGGGAAAAGGGCCTGGTTCTTTCTGACAGCAAGGTGGTGCTTCACACCCCGGTGATTGCCGTGAACAAGAAAGGAAACCATGGCATTAAGACCCTGGAGGATATGGCCGCGCCCGGCATCAAACTGGCCATGGGCGATCCCAAAGCCATGGCCCTTGGCCGGACCACCGTGGATATTATAAAAAATGCAGGCCTGGAAAAACAGTTTCTGGGTAATGTGGCCGTCTATGGCGCCACGGTCAATCAGCTCACTCTTTATGTGGTGCAGCGTGCTGTGGATGCCGCCATTGTGGCCCGGTCCAATGCCTTTATGCACAAGGATGCCCTGGATATATTTGACATCCCCCCAAAGTATTACACCCCGGAGATCATCGGCATCGCTGTGTTGAAGAGCACTAAAAACACCACCCTTGCGGAACAGTTCAAAACATTTGTTGCAGGTCCCAGGGGGTCAGCATATTTTACACAGTTCGGGTTTCTGCCCCTCCAGCAATGA
- the trxC gene encoding thioredoxin TrxC has protein sequence MSGNQLLIRCTHCGAKNRVPESRLSESPKCGKCGTPLRVEFFDTPVNVTDADFHSQVMQSSIPVLVDCWAPWCGPCRAVAPILDDLAKRYKGRLKIAKINVDENSGTGSTYRIQSIPTMLFIKNGNLVDQVTGALPKEALEARIRSFI, from the coding sequence ATGTCTGGGAATCAATTGCTCATTCGGTGTACCCACTGCGGGGCAAAGAACCGGGTTCCTGAAAGCAGACTTTCAGAGAGCCCCAAATGCGGTAAGTGCGGGACGCCTTTGCGCGTCGAATTTTTTGATACGCCCGTGAACGTCACGGATGCTGATTTTCATAGTCAGGTGATGCAGTCATCCATTCCGGTGCTGGTGGACTGCTGGGCACCCTGGTGCGGTCCCTGCCGGGCCGTGGCTCCCATCCTGGACGATTTGGCAAAACGTTACAAAGGACGGCTTAAAATAGCCAAAATCAATGTGGATGAAAATTCTGGAACCGGATCAACATACCGCATTCAAAGCATTCCCACCATGCTCTTTATAAAAAACGGCAATCTGGTTGACCAGGTCACCGGGGCTTTACCTAAAGAGGCGTTGGAGGCCCGGATAAGATCATTCATCTGA
- a CDS encoding TonB-dependent receptor — MKKIFRVFMMLIVFVSFLTMPLLCLAGENTTGHGVKTERKKEEVKEKEKETTQLKEVVVTATRTETPIEQISNSVTVITGEEIEKKGCATVYDALKGVPGLYMDQWGGPGNYSYARMRGGQDRHIKLLVNGMSVSDQGAQSTTHHFDLLNFLSTGDIERIEIVRGPESALYGSDAISGVINIITKKGKGEPESFVRSEVGSMDTSRISAGHNGATGGFSYNFTVSQDKTDGVLANSEFENKMASTRLGYRFNPDTELDLAIQYTDSHVNQACEYKTSTFKLYDDPRDYRDGQLLFQNIVFRQKLASFWEHRITLGYDKIKKQRDDPDDGVLDANDNYNDIWRSFDSTSTTKKAAWQNIFFLGQIDTITAGVDYEDVDAESDSLTASGRKIFNESVQTTSAYLQNQLLLLDEALSLTIGARIDDHSVFGDQTTYKMGVAYLLKQWGTKCKANYGTGFLAPSLFKLYDQVYGNPDLQPEESRSWDVGFEQQLFGEKVVLEVTYFDNNFKNLIVYDSATKSYFNSENAESHGIELGMRFNILDDLSASVVYTYTRGKENEKDLAYVPENSGNLDITYSPGPFEFGVGLYYVGDRLTSGQKEENRMDSYTLVNLSASYQVNRFINLFGRVENLFDKQYAPALPSWYAPGISGYAGVKVTF; from the coding sequence ATGAAAAAAATATTTAGAGTATTTATGATGCTAATCGTTTTTGTTTCATTTCTAACGATGCCCTTGCTCTGTTTAGCTGGAGAAAATACCACTGGGCATGGGGTTAAAACGGAAAGAAAGAAAGAAGAGGTTAAAGAAAAGGAAAAAGAAACGACCCAATTGAAAGAGGTAGTGGTCACGGCCACCAGGACAGAAACGCCCATCGAGCAAATCTCCAATTCGGTTACCGTCATCACCGGTGAGGAGATTGAGAAGAAAGGGTGTGCTACCGTTTACGATGCTTTAAAAGGTGTCCCTGGCTTATACATGGACCAATGGGGCGGGCCGGGAAACTACTCCTATGCTCGGATGAGAGGCGGACAGGATCGGCACATCAAGCTGCTGGTCAATGGGATGTCGGTAAGCGACCAGGGGGCTCAGTCAACAACACATCATTTCGATCTATTGAACTTCCTATCGACCGGGGATATTGAGCGCATTGAGATCGTTCGTGGTCCCGAAAGCGCCCTGTACGGATCGGATGCCATATCGGGAGTCATCAATATCATCACCAAAAAAGGTAAGGGAGAACCCGAGTCCTTCGTCAGGAGCGAAGTGGGGTCGATGGATACCAGTCGGATCTCGGCCGGGCACAACGGCGCTACCGGTGGATTCAGCTACAACTTCACGGTCTCCCAGGACAAGACCGATGGGGTCTTGGCCAACAGCGAGTTTGAAAACAAGATGGCGTCCACCCGGTTGGGGTATCGGTTCAATCCGGACACCGAGCTCGATCTGGCGATTCAGTACACCGACAGCCATGTAAACCAGGCCTGTGAGTACAAGACCTCGACATTCAAGCTCTACGACGATCCCCGAGACTATCGCGACGGTCAACTCTTGTTCCAAAACATCGTTTTCAGGCAGAAGCTGGCTTCGTTTTGGGAACACAGGATTACCCTGGGCTACGACAAGATCAAAAAACAACGCGACGATCCTGATGATGGCGTGCTGGATGCGAATGATAACTACAATGACATTTGGAGAAGTTTTGACTCTACCAGCACGACGAAAAAGGCTGCTTGGCAAAACATTTTCTTTCTCGGCCAAATTGACACCATCACCGCTGGGGTCGACTACGAGGATGTAGACGCCGAAAGCGATTCTCTAACCGCCTCCGGGAGAAAAATTTTCAACGAATCCGTCCAAACCACTTCAGCCTACCTTCAAAACCAGCTCCTGCTTCTGGACGAGGCCCTCTCGCTGACGATCGGGGCGCGGATTGACGATCACAGCGTCTTTGGCGACCAGACCACCTACAAGATGGGGGTGGCCTATCTTCTGAAGCAGTGGGGCACGAAGTGTAAAGCGAACTACGGCACCGGCTTTTTGGCGCCATCCCTGTTCAAACTGTACGATCAGGTATATGGCAATCCCGATCTACAACCGGAAGAGAGCAGGAGCTGGGACGTGGGATTCGAGCAACAACTGTTTGGCGAAAAGGTCGTCTTGGAGGTGACGTATTTCGACAACAATTTTAAAAATCTGATCGTCTATGATAGTGCCACCAAGAGTTACTTCAACTCGGAAAACGCCGAAAGTCACGGGATCGAACTGGGGATGCGGTTCAATATTCTCGATGATCTGAGCGCCTCGGTCGTTTACACCTATACCCGCGGAAAGGAAAACGAAAAGGATTTGGCCTATGTTCCAGAAAACAGTGGAAATCTCGATATCACCTATTCCCCCGGGCCGTTCGAATTCGGGGTCGGCCTTTATTATGTTGGTGACCGGTTGACCTCCGGTCAAAAAGAGGAAAATCGGATGGATAGTTATACTCTGGTAAACCTATCGGCATCCTATCAGGTGAACCGCTTTATCAATCTCTTCGGTCGGGTCGAAAACCTTTTCGACAAACAGTACGCGCCCGCCCTGCCCTCCTGGTATGCTCCTGGAATCAGTGGCTATGCGGGTGTGAAGGTGACATTCTGA
- a CDS encoding DUF364 domain-containing protein, with amino-acid sequence MNINDIYIQLKDALRAEIVRHDLADKRIDIKCKPLSVKEAIGTPDHDDYPIVKGKEVMMAAAFNGAVGQAFTDEYTDISLSVNDLLEIDHAKTNERAIFIAGLNAVYRSLELCDKTIHCKDKEPVACAENLVLQPQFSGKKILLAGLQPRFLEYLAPQNTVRVLDLDPDNVGTEKFGVKIESGEDFKEALDWCDMVFATGSTIVNGTITHFLNSGKPAVFFGVTISAPAKILGLSSYCHCGR; translated from the coding sequence ATGAATATTAACGACATTTACATTCAGCTCAAAGATGCCCTAAGGGCAGAAATTGTTCGCCACGACCTGGCGGACAAAAGAATTGATATCAAATGCAAGCCCTTGTCCGTAAAAGAAGCCATCGGAACCCCGGATCATGATGACTACCCCATTGTCAAAGGAAAAGAGGTGATGATGGCCGCAGCGTTTAACGGAGCCGTCGGCCAGGCGTTTACAGACGAGTACACCGATATTTCTTTGTCCGTGAACGACCTGCTTGAGATCGATCACGCAAAAACCAATGAACGGGCGATTTTCATAGCAGGGCTCAATGCGGTTTACAGGTCCCTGGAGCTTTGTGACAAGACAATACACTGCAAAGACAAGGAGCCGGTGGCGTGCGCTGAAAATTTGGTTCTGCAGCCGCAATTTTCCGGGAAAAAGATTCTGCTGGCCGGGCTTCAGCCAAGATTCCTGGAATATCTTGCCCCCCAGAACACGGTGCGGGTTCTGGACCTTGACCCGGATAACGTGGGAACGGAAAAGTTTGGTGTGAAAATAGAATCAGGTGAAGATTTCAAGGAAGCGCTTGACTGGTGCGATATGGTATTTGCCACCGGATCCACCATCGTGAACGGCACCATCACCCATTTTTTGAACAGTGGAAAGCCGGCCGTGTTTTTCGGGGTAACCATCAGTGCCCCCGCAAAAATTTTAGGGCTTTCAAGTTATTGCCATTGCGGGCGGTAA
- a CDS encoding SlyX family protein, with translation MEENRLIEIETRLAYQEQIIRDLNEVVCEQQQAIETLEKGYKRLTKLVNEQAGMNSEIEGPANEKPPHY, from the coding sequence TTGGAGGAAAACCGTCTGATCGAGATTGAGACCAGGCTTGCCTATCAGGAACAGATCATCAGGGACCTGAACGAGGTGGTCTGCGAGCAGCAGCAGGCCATTGAAACGCTTGAAAAGGGATACAAACGGCTGACAAAACTCGTCAATGAGCAGGCCGGGATGAATTCGGAAATTGAAGGGCCTGCGAATGAAAAACCGCCCCACTATTAA
- the ltrA gene encoding group II intron reverse transcriptase/maturase has protein sequence METKFAIMSRLSADNPEMVFNQLMHHFNKENLLSWYHSLKGKAAVGIDGVTKETYGENLEENLETLLKKLKTMSYIPGSVRQILIPKEGSNRATRPLGIGNFEDKIVQKGVQKILEAIYEPLFWNSSYGFRPKLGCHDAIKALRNHLYSQSVRKVIDLDLSNYFGTIDHDLLMELLTRKIQDKRFLRYLRRMFKAGILSNGELTVSDEGVPQGSICSPILANIFAHYALDDWFNLTVKNHCKGNVEIFRYADDAVICCENARDAERIRAVLPKRLSKFKLRLNEDKTKIIVFNRFEKENSKSFDFLGFTFYLGLTKNGQVVPKLKSCGKKIRSKLTRVNLWCKENRSTYTLHELWKSFCRKLRGHVQYYGVSFNYKAVQGFIIKSVRIFFKWINRRSQRKSMTFDKFALFLSQFPPPKMKVYHRLF, from the coding sequence ATGGAAACAAAATTTGCAATAATGAGTAGATTATCAGCAGATAATCCCGAAATGGTCTTTAATCAGTTAATGCATCATTTTAATAAAGAGAATTTGCTGAGTTGGTATCATTCGCTCAAAGGAAAAGCAGCGGTTGGTATTGATGGTGTGACAAAAGAGACGTATGGTGAAAATCTTGAGGAGAATCTTGAAACTCTACTGAAAAAGTTGAAAACGATGTCTTATATTCCCGGCTCTGTACGGCAAATATTGATTCCCAAAGAAGGAAGCAATCGAGCAACAAGGCCATTGGGGATAGGCAATTTTGAAGATAAAATTGTCCAGAAAGGAGTGCAGAAAATACTTGAAGCTATTTATGAACCTTTATTTTGGAACAGCTCATATGGGTTTAGACCGAAATTAGGTTGCCATGATGCAATTAAAGCACTTCGCAATCATCTATACAGCCAATCAGTGAGAAAAGTGATTGATCTGGATCTGTCAAATTATTTTGGAACAATCGACCATGATCTATTGATGGAACTATTGACCAGAAAGATACAGGACAAACGCTTTTTAAGATATCTCCGACGGATGTTCAAGGCAGGGATTCTCAGTAATGGAGAATTAACAGTAAGTGATGAAGGAGTACCACAAGGTAGTATTTGTAGTCCAATATTAGCCAATATATTTGCACATTATGCGCTTGATGATTGGTTTAATTTGACGGTTAAGAACCATTGTAAAGGTAATGTCGAAATTTTCCGTTATGCCGATGATGCAGTGATCTGCTGCGAAAATGCAAGAGATGCTGAAAGAATCAGGGCAGTTTTACCAAAACGGCTATCTAAGTTCAAACTTAGGTTGAATGAAGATAAAACCAAAATAATTGTTTTTAACAGGTTCGAGAAGGAAAATAGTAAATCCTTTGACTTTTTAGGCTTTACATTTTATCTCGGATTAACAAAGAATGGTCAGGTTGTACCTAAACTGAAAAGCTGTGGTAAGAAGATCAGAAGTAAACTTACCAGGGTAAATCTATGGTGCAAAGAAAATCGCAGCACTTACACATTACATGAATTATGGAAATCGTTTTGCAGGAAACTAAGAGGTCACGTCCAATACTATGGTGTATCCTTTAATTATAAAGCTGTCCAAGGTTTTATAATTAAGTCAGTAAGAATATTTTTCAAATGGATAAACCGCCGTAGTCAGAGGAAATCGATGACTTTTGACAAATTTGCACTGTTTCTATCACAATTTCCACCTCCTAAAATGAAAGTATACCATAGGCTATTTTGA
- a CDS encoding ATP-binding cassette domain-containing protein: protein MSHLIAENLVSRFVSVDRLEIEKGELMVLIGPSGAGKSSLLNVLAGFIPHTGQIILGGRAVHTLPPHRRKIGYLFQDLYLFPHMTVFQNLKIAMQNQKLKKHRVMEEINTLLELFRITDLARSYPGQISGGEKQRVAMARSMASKPDLLLLDEPLSHLDYMTAQYLRAQFKRVQQQFGLTTLFVTHDLGEAQDLGDRIVVMEKGHLRLPGQDSDPVKEQIFSMPQNLPDNFFQEPFAV from the coding sequence ATGAGCCATCTGATTGCAGAAAATCTTGTGTCCCGCTTTGTCAGTGTTGACCGTCTCGAGATTGAAAAAGGAGAGCTGATGGTACTTATCGGGCCGTCAGGCGCCGGTAAATCCTCTCTTTTAAATGTCCTGGCAGGGTTTATTCCCCATACCGGACAGATTATTCTTGGCGGCCGGGCCGTCCATACTCTGCCGCCCCACCGCCGTAAAATTGGCTATCTGTTCCAGGATCTTTATCTTTTTCCCCACATGACCGTATTTCAGAATCTCAAAATCGCCATGCAGAACCAAAAGCTCAAGAAACACCGGGTTATGGAAGAAATTAACACTCTCCTTGAGCTGTTTCGTATAACAGACCTGGCCCGAAGCTATCCGGGGCAGATCAGCGGCGGAGAAAAGCAGCGGGTTGCCATGGCCAGATCCATGGCGAGCAAGCCTGACCTGCTGTTGCTGGACGAGCCCTTGTCCCACCTGGATTACATGACAGCACAGTATCTGCGGGCACAGTTCAAACGTGTTCAGCAGCAGTTCGGCCTGACCACTTTGTTTGTGACCCATGATCTTGGCGAGGCCCAGGATCTTGGGGACCGGATAGTTGTTATGGAAAAGGGACACCTGCGGCTTCCCGGACAGGACAGCGACCCGGTAAAAGAACAAATTTTTTCAATGCCCCAGAATCTTCCCGACAATTTTTTCCAGGAACCTTTTGCGGTGTAA